In Phormidium yuhuli AB48, one genomic interval encodes:
- a CDS encoding FGGY-family carbohydrate kinase, whose translation MGYALGIDFGTSGLRAILINEAKKPIWQTRVSLEQQTPRAWWMGLSTVLDEIPELWRPGLLAIALNGTSGTVLLCDDRGQPISDTLLYNDSRANSVSSQVQHLVPPQHPAASSTSSFSKLIWFRQQSSLPGNSYFLHQADWLSFRLHGQLGISDYHNSLKLGYDPQSLSYPDWIPQDNPRLPHVVAPGTAIGPLTPDISRRFGLPKTCQVHAGTTDSIAAFLASGASQPGEAVTSLGSTLVLKLLSHQRVDDSRYGVYSHRLGDLWLTGGASNTGGAVLQRFFSQGELEELSDRLPHPPSPLQYYPLLQPGERFPINDPDYPPQLEPKPDNSLDFLHGLLDSMARIEAQGYQRLRELGAPELKRVYTAGGGANNDAWMRLREARLGVPVTRSLETEAAYGTALLAFSSGLKLP comes from the coding sequence ATGGGTTATGCACTTGGGATTGATTTTGGCACATCGGGCCTGCGGGCCATCCTAATCAATGAGGCAAAAAAACCGATTTGGCAGACGCGAGTTTCCTTAGAACAACAAACCCCAAGGGCCTGGTGGATGGGGTTGTCTACAGTTTTAGACGAAATTCCTGAACTTTGGCGGCCCGGACTCCTGGCGATCGCCCTCAACGGAACTTCAGGAACGGTTCTTCTCTGCGATGACCGGGGACAGCCTATCTCTGACACTCTACTTTACAACGACTCCCGCGCCAATTCCGTCTCATCCCAGGTTCAACACCTCGTTCCCCCCCAACATCCCGCCGCCAGTAGCACCTCCAGTTTTAGCAAACTGATCTGGTTTCGTCAGCAATCCTCTCTCCCGGGAAATAGCTATTTTCTCCATCAAGCAGACTGGCTAAGTTTCCGGCTTCACGGACAACTGGGAATCAGTGATTATCACAACAGTCTGAAATTAGGCTACGATCCGCAATCCTTAAGCTATCCCGATTGGATTCCCCAAGATAACCCACGGCTTCCCCATGTTGTCGCCCCCGGAACAGCCATTGGGCCCCTAACGCCCGATATCTCCCGACGCTTTGGCCTTCCTAAGACTTGTCAGGTTCATGCAGGAACCACGGATAGTATTGCGGCGTTTTTGGCCAGTGGGGCCAGTCAGCCGGGGGAGGCGGTGACATCGTTGGGGTCTACGTTAGTTTTAAAACTTCTCAGTCATCAGCGGGTTGATGATAGCCGTTATGGGGTTTATAGTCACCGTTTGGGGGATTTATGGCTAACGGGGGGTGCATCGAACACGGGGGGTGCGGTTCTGCAACGGTTCTTCTCTCAAGGTGAGTTAGAGGAGTTGAGCGATCGCCTCCCCCATCCCCCCAGTCCTCTACAGTACTACCCACTCTTACAACCGGGGGAACGTTTCCCGATCAATGACCCCGATTATCCCCCACAATTAGAGCCAAAACCGGACAATTCCTTAGACTTTCTCCACGGACTTCTGGATAGTATGGCTCGAATTGAAGCCCAAGGCTATCAACGCTTACGGGAACTGGGGGCCCCGGAACTAAAACGGGTTTACACCGCCGGAGGTGGGGCAAACAATGACGCTTGGATGCGCTTACGAGAGGCACGATTGGGAGTTCCAGTCACTCGCTCTTTGGAAACTGAAGCGGCTTATGGAACGGCGTTATTAGCGTTCAGTTCTGGTCTGAAGTTGCCTTGA
- a CDS encoding ribonuclease toxin HepT-like protein → MDDPKKRLLIADLEAQFIIIRDIDKKIKQRADSLNPEDEILLESIAYQIHNIYGASEELLQIVAKYFENNISDASQWHHLLLKRMTVEVPDIRPAFLDSQTYALLNSLRGFRHFFRHGYGTTIDYQQLQPNLEKALNLLPELTTCFEKFSRQLQTRTER, encoded by the coding sequence GTGGACGACCCCAAAAAACGCCTCTTAATCGCTGACTTAGAGGCACAATTTATCATTATTCGTGATATTGACAAAAAAATAAAACAGCGGGCTGACTCCCTCAACCCCGAGGATGAAATCCTCCTGGAGAGCATCGCCTATCAAATTCATAATATCTATGGCGCTTCTGAAGAACTCCTACAAATTGTTGCCAAGTATTTTGAAAATAACATCAGCGATGCCAGTCAATGGCATCATTTACTCTTGAAGCGCATGACCGTCGAGGTTCCCGATATTCGCCCCGCCTTTTTGGACTCGCAGACCTATGCACTTCTTAATAGCTTACGAGGATTTCGTCATTTCTTTCGGCATGGCTATGGAACCACCATTGATTACCAACAATTACAACCCAATCTAGAAAAAGCCTTGAACCTTTTACCTGAGCTAACGACCTGTTTTGAAAAATTTTCAAGGCAACTTCAGACCAGAACTGAACGCTAA
- a CDS encoding nucleotidyltransferase family protein — protein sequence MSFNTDTLDRILKEQATRNENQRQQVLKSVQQWLDDHGPTYGVKQAYIFGSLIRPYQFQPHSDIDIAVEQVDVEGMFLMISFMMTDMNRDVDVIELKKCHFADKIREAGLLWTTPKNAS from the coding sequence ATGAGTTTCAATACGGATACATTAGATAGGATACTCAAAGAACAGGCGACCCGGAACGAAAACCAGCGTCAGCAGGTTTTGAAATCCGTTCAGCAGTGGCTCGATGACCATGGACCAACCTATGGTGTGAAGCAAGCCTATATTTTTGGTTCCTTGATTCGTCCCTATCAGTTTCAGCCCCACTCCGATATCGATATTGCGGTGGAACAAGTGGATGTAGAGGGGATGTTTCTGATGATTAGTTTTATGATGACTGATATGAATCGGGATGTCGATGTGATAGAATTAAAGAAATGCCACTTTGCCGATAAAATTCGCGAGGCAGGACTCCTGTGGACGACCCCAAAAAACGCCTCTTAA
- a CDS encoding ShlB/FhaC/HecB family hemolysin secretion/activation protein encodes MKVPCWLWLGGVGMAGLLTAGLGGDLAIAQTPPPQFPELPPLPDRLPPPSPEILVPPLDPPAQPDDPSDAVGEILVREIQLLGNTVFSGEELAPIIEAYEGRSLVFEDLINLRTEITDLYVANGYTTSGAFIPPQDVSDGVVQVQVVEGRLDRLSLEGVSRLSEGYIRRRIGRAAQPPLSLPQLEQALQLLQQDPAITSVRAELVAGRAPGLSELRLNVTEASPVEGGLGLANRNSPNVGSIRPSAQLEFHSPLGIGDSLRGEFALTDGVREGRIEYQIPINAENTRLSFLYKRGRSRVVQRPFDVLGIRSTEENWEFGISHPLWETPNDQFRLSLSLGIERSRTFISDNDPFSFSDGPQQGRSNLTVLRFTQEWSSRSPAEVVAARSQLSLGLDAFNATRNDDDPDGRFFAWLGQFQWVRSLSPDTLLVARVASQLSADSLLPISQFGLGGPDTVRGYLQNQRVGDSGIIASLEFRYPLIQDPRGWGTLQIAPFIDVGTVWNLGGDREIPNPQTLVGTGLGLRWDLANNFSATLDWGIPLVGVGDRGNSLQGNGIYFSIEYNLF; translated from the coding sequence ATGAAAGTTCCCTGTTGGTTGTGGCTGGGAGGGGTTGGGATGGCGGGACTCCTCACCGCAGGACTCGGGGGGGACTTGGCGATCGCCCAAACGCCTCCCCCTCAATTCCCTGAGTTACCGCCACTTCCTGATCGCCTCCCTCCCCCGAGTCCCGAGATTTTAGTTCCCCCCCTTGACCCTCCCGCACAGCCAGACGACCCCTCGGACGCGGTGGGGGAGATTCTAGTCCGGGAAATTCAGCTTTTGGGAAATACGGTGTTCTCAGGGGAGGAATTGGCCCCCATCATCGAAGCCTATGAGGGGCGATCGCTGGTCTTTGAAGATTTAATCAACTTACGCACAGAGATTACTGACCTCTATGTGGCCAATGGCTACACCACATCGGGGGCTTTTATTCCTCCCCAGGATGTCAGCGATGGGGTGGTCCAGGTGCAGGTGGTGGAAGGACGTTTAGATCGCCTCAGCCTAGAGGGGGTCAGTCGCTTGTCCGAGGGCTATATCCGCCGCCGCATTGGTCGCGCCGCTCAACCTCCCCTGAGTTTACCCCAGTTGGAACAGGCCCTACAACTGCTACAACAAGATCCAGCCATCACCTCAGTGCGAGCGGAACTTGTGGCGGGACGGGCCCCAGGCTTGAGTGAGTTACGGCTAAATGTGACCGAAGCCTCTCCCGTTGAGGGAGGGTTGGGATTAGCCAATCGTAATTCTCCTAATGTTGGCTCAATCCGTCCCTCCGCACAACTGGAGTTTCACAGTCCCCTGGGGATTGGCGATTCCCTACGGGGGGAATTTGCACTCACGGACGGGGTGCGAGAGGGGAGAATTGAATATCAGATCCCTATTAATGCCGAGAATACTCGTCTCTCCTTCCTTTATAAGCGGGGGCGATCGCGGGTGGTGCAGCGGCCCTTTGATGTCTTGGGAATCCGCTCGACTGAGGAAAACTGGGAGTTCGGTATTTCTCATCCCCTTTGGGAAACCCCTAACGATCAGTTTCGGCTAAGCCTGTCTTTGGGGATAGAGCGATCGCGCACCTTTATATCGGACAATGACCCCTTTTCCTTTTCCGACGGTCCACAACAGGGTCGCTCGAATTTGACGGTTTTACGATTCACCCAGGAATGGTCCTCTCGGTCCCCCGCTGAGGTGGTGGCGGCGCGATCGCAGTTGAGTCTCGGACTCGATGCGTTCAATGCAACCCGCAACGACGATGACCCCGATGGCCGGTTTTTCGCCTGGCTGGGACAATTCCAATGGGTGCGATCGCTCTCCCCTGATACCCTCCTGGTTGCACGAGTCGCCAGTCAATTGTCCGCCGATTCTCTCCTTCCCATTTCCCAGTTTGGTTTGGGTGGCCCCGATACCGTTCGCGGCTATCTACAAAATCAACGGGTTGGCGATAGTGGGATTATCGCCTCCCTAGAATTCCGCTATCCCCTCATTCAAGACCCCAGAGGCTGGGGAACCCTACAAATTGCTCCCTTTATCGATGTGGGAACCGTTTGGAATTTGGGGGGCGATCGGGAAATTCCCAATCCGCAAACCCTTGTCGGAACTGGCTTAGGCTTACGCTGGGACCTGGCCAACAATTTTTCAGCCACCCTCGATTGGGGGATTCCCTTAGTGGGAGTGGGCGATCGGGGGAACTCCCTACAGGGAAATGGCATTTATTTCTCGATTGAATATAATCTATTTTAG
- a CDS encoding TenA family transcriptional regulator, with translation MIDIPMLTCATLLETYPDLWRDATRHPFLDRCQAGTIEPHQFKTWLTQDYLFVTEFTRFLANGLAAAPVSHFDVLLGGLNAIRDELAWFRDKAAERDLNLDSLPQATCETYCQLMASWSVQPYAVQATALWAIELAYNQGWQLPGAMVSPYDEFAERWGNPGFTDYVKQLEKQADESLAGSSEIVQRQAEVVFQEVARQEQAFWQMAFVPTP, from the coding sequence GTGATTGATATCCCCATGCTCACCTGTGCCACACTTCTGGAAACCTATCCTGACCTCTGGCGGGACGCCACCCGTCATCCCTTTCTCGATCGCTGTCAGGCTGGAACCATCGAACCCCATCAGTTCAAGACTTGGCTGACCCAAGATTACCTCTTTGTCACCGAGTTCACCCGCTTTCTCGCCAATGGCTTAGCCGCAGCCCCCGTCTCCCATTTCGATGTCCTCTTGGGAGGCTTGAACGCGATCCGAGATGAGTTAGCCTGGTTTCGTGACAAAGCAGCGGAACGGGACTTGAACCTAGACAGTCTTCCGCAAGCGACCTGTGAAACCTATTGTCAGTTAATGGCCAGTTGGTCCGTGCAACCCTATGCCGTTCAGGCGACGGCCTTATGGGCCATTGAACTTGCCTATAATCAGGGGTGGCAATTGCCGGGTGCGATGGTGTCCCCCTATGATGAGTTTGCTGAACGCTGGGGAAATCCTGGCTTTACGGACTATGTCAAGCAATTGGAAAAGCAGGCTGACGAAAGCTTAGCGGGGTCATCGGAGATAGTTCAACGTCAAGCCGAGGTGGTTTTTCAGGAGGTGGCTCGTCAGGAACAAGCCTTTTGGCAGATGGCCTTTGTCCCAACGCCCTAA